CGGCGATCGTGGACCGCGTCGTCGAGCGCGAGCTCGACGCCGAGGCGCGCCGGCGCTGGGCGCGTCGGCTCGACGAGATGGCGTGGATCTTCGAGGCGACCGAGCGTTCCGAGCTCGGCGCGCTCGCCCACGCCGCCGCGTGGGCCCTCGCCGACCCGGCCTCCGATCCCCGCCGACAGCCGTTCGCGCGCGGCCTCGCGCAGCGCGCGCTCGAGCTCGCGGGCGAGGTCGCCTCGGGGAGGATCTCGGCGGCCGACGTGAGCCGGAAACCCGGGGCGTGATCACCGACGTCCCGGGCATCACCGTCGGCCACGCGACCGATCTCACGGCGCTCACCGGCGTCACCGTCGTCCTCGCCGCGCGCCCCGCGACGTGCGGTGTCGAGCTGCGCGGCGGGGCCAACGACGTCGCCGGCCTGGACTTCCTCGATCCGCGCCACCTCGTGCCGACGGTCAACGGGGTCGTCCTCGGCGGGGGCAGCCGCTTCGGCGAGGAGGCGATCGCGGGCGTCATGCGCTGGCTCGAGGCGCGCGGCGCCGGCTTCGCCGCCGGGACGGCCGTCGTCCCGCACGTGCCCGGCGCGTTCCTCTTCGACCTCAACGTGGGCGATGGGCGCGTCCGCCCCACGCGCGAGATGGGGTACGAGGCGGCGGCGCGCGCGGCGGGCGGCCCGGTCGCCGAGGGGAACGTGGGCGCGGGCGCCGGCGCGAGCGTCGGCAAGCTCCACGGCATCGAGCGCGCGATGCGCGGCGGCGTCGGGAGCGCGAGCGCGCGCGTGGCCGACGTCGTCGTGGGCGCGCTCGTCGCGGTCAACGCCGTCGGCGACGTGCGCGACCCGGACACCGGCGCGCTCGTCGCCGGCACGCGGGACGCGCCCGGCGGCCGCCGGCTCATCGACACGGCGCGGGCGCTCCGCGCCGGCGGCGCGCTCGGCCGCTTCGCGACCCCCGCGCCGGCGCCCGCCGCGCCGCACACGACGATCGGCGTCGTCGCGACCAACGCGCGGCTCACGCGGACCGAGGCCGGCAAGCTCGCCTCGCTCGCGATGCTCGGCTTCGCGCAGGCGCTCTCGCCGCCCCACACCGCGTTCGACGGCGACACCCTCTTCGCCCTCTCCGTCGGCGATCTGCCGGCGGACCTGACCCGCCTCGGCCTCGCCGCCGCCGACGCCGTCGCCCGGGCGATCTGCCGCGGCGTGCGCGCGGCGACGTCCCTTCCCCACCTGCCCGCCGCTCGCGACCTCTAGTCTCCGACCTGCACCATCCCCGGTGCACTTGCACCACGCTGGTGCACCGCGCGTGCTCACCGGTGGCCCGGCGCCTCCCGAGGACGCATGCTATCACCCACTTGCGGCAACCCCGCCCGTCGCCGCCGTTGGCGTCCCGATTGCTCAGGGGACGAGATCACCTCGCGGCGCCCGCTGGTCGCTCCCGTGATGGCCGCGCGGATCTGACCAGTCCGGCGAGGATGCATCGCAACCCATGGCGCACCACCCGGGGAGGGGCTGTGGACTTCAGGAAGATGCTCAACGAGCTGGAGCAGCTGGGGCAGCCCGTGAAGGTCGCGCTGCCGGTGATCGGCGTGGTCGACGTGACGATCCGCTGCATCACCGACGACGTCGTCATGCTCGAGCGGGCGGCGCCCGCGCAGAAGTTCTTCCTCCACTACACCTCGGTCGTCGTGGTGACGTGACATGAGGGCGCAGAGGGAGACGGCATGACGAACATTCCGGCGGCCATCGTCCAGATGATCGACACCATCTACGCCAGGGCGTTCGGCTTCGCGACGGCGCTGGCGGCGGTCGGCGTCATCAGCATGGCGTTCCTTCAAACGATCAAGGACGTGCTCCCCGTGCGCCGCTGGTTCCAGGCGTGGTGGGTCGGCGGCTGGCTGACCGAGCAGGCGGCGGGGACGCCGGCGCTCGCCACCGGCGCCGTGAACGTCGCCGCGGCGCAGACGGACCTCGTCAGGCTGGCGACATCCGGCGATCGTGCCGCGCTCTACGATCTCGCGATCGAGCAGGTGACGGCCCAGATGAACGCGGCCGCCCAGATGGTGCTCGACTTCCCCTGGCGGCACGAGCACCTCTTCCGCTGCCTCGCCGCCCAGGCCGACGCCGAGGACCTCCGCCGGCTCCTCGACGCGCGCCCGCCCGACCGCGGACCCCGCCGCGAGCTCAGCGCCGAAGACAAGTCGGCCCTCATCGACGCGCGCAACCGCGTGACGCACCAGGTGCAGCGGAGCCTCGACGGCCTCATGATCTCGGCGGGCTTCCGGTGGAAGCTCTGCCTCCAGCTCGCCTCGTTCGTGGTGAGCGCGCTCATCGTCTGGGCCGGCCTCATGCTCTTCGTCCGCGAGCCGATCGAGGTGTTCGTCCGCCACCTACCGCTCTACGTCGCGCTCGCGCTGCTCGGCGGCTTCCTCGCGCCGGTCGCACGCGACCTCGTGGCCGCGCTCCAGCAGGTCCGGAAGTAACGCGTGGCCGCCTGGAACGAGCTGACGCTCCGGGAGCGCCCGGTGGGAGGGGCCGTCGGCGACGCGGTCCATGAGCTCACGCCGCCCTTCCCCCAAGGGCGGCGGCGCGTCGTCCTGCTGATCCACGGCTACAACAACACGGAAGCCGCGGCGCGACGGAGCTACGACAAGTTCACCGACGACCTCGGCGCGCTCGGCCCGAGCGCCGGCGCGGTCCTCGCCGACATCGGCAAGCTCTACTGGCCCGGCGACGCCGACCTCGGCCCCCTCTCGTTCCTCAGCTATCCGTTCGAGATCGCGCCCGCGGAGGAATCAGCGGAGAAGCTCGCCATGTACGTCCGGACCCTCGCGGGTCCCGGGGGAACGCCCACGGAGCTCTACTTCGTCTGCCATTCCCTCGGCAATCGCGTGGTCCTCGAGCTGCTCGACCGCCTCGCGAGCGAGCCCGCCCCGCTCGGCCACGTCGCCGCCGCCGTTCTCATGGCGGCCGCGGTCCCCGTCGGCATGGTCGGGGACGACGGCGAGCTGCTGCCGGGCGCCACGCTCCCCGGCAGGACCCTCGCCCTCTACTCGCGCGACGACAACGTCCTCCACTGGGCGTTCCCCATCGGCGAGACCGCCGCCGGCGAAGGCTTCTTCCCCACCGCCGTCGGCCGCTTCGGCCAGCCGCCCGGCCTCTGGGCCGAGCGTGAGGAGCTCGCGGGCAACGACCACGGCGACTACTGGGGCGACCCGCGCGCGGCCGTACGCGTCGCGCGCCTGCTCGGCGCCGCGGTCCCGCGGGAGATCGGGCCGGCGGCGATCGCGGGGTGGCAGCTGCCGGCGGCGCCGGAGGTGGCGCCGCGAGAGATCGCCGCGCGGGAGCTGCAGGCGTGACCGCGTACCACTACACAAGCGACCTTGGCGAAAACGTCACCCCGCTCAAACACGACTTAGGTCATGAGCCAAAGTAGGCGTCGATCCACATTTGAAGCGTCCGATCGTGTACATCAGGATCGCCAATAATAATTGACCGAAGTTCCTTCCGATACCGAGTTTTGAGGATTTCACGATCCAGCGGTGCCACCTTTGCTATGTGAGCAACGTCCTCTCGATCCACCGGGCTGTTTCGAGCGAGCTTGGATAACGCGAGGTCGTGAGCTTCAAGTTCGAATAGCCGGAGCTTCTCGAAGCGACCCAGGAAGAGCTCGATCAGGCGCTCATCATACGCTTCCGGCAGGCTGGCCACCCCAACGTGCTGAAAGTACAAGTGATACTTCTTCGCCAACGGCGACTCCGGCCCTGCAGTTCTCTGAAGAACTTCCATTGCATGGTGGGGAATGATCTCGACGTAGTCGAGGTCGCCTGTCGGCCGAGGAAGATGATAACGGACCGCAACGACGAATCCGCCGAGGCAATGGAGTTGCACGGGGTTCGGAAGTAGCCCGTCCACCGCTGCAAGGAACTCACCCCAGGGCTGAGGCAGCTCAGGCGAAGCGGAGGGCATCAGCCGTCCAGTCGCTCAGGACGTTCCACCGCCTAGCTTCCGGTGACCTGTGTTCCGTCAGCCATCTCTGCTCCGCCTCGGGCAGCGATACCTTACACAACGTGTCCTCACGAGCAAGACGGCTTCGTTCGAGCACCGCCTCGAACTCCTCCAGTGTTCGGGCCCGAGGCTGATCTCCTGCACGCTCGGCGAGTCGGCGCGCCAAGGTGACGACAAAGCCAAGACGATTCTGAAGGTCTCGGAGCTTTGCTTGGCGTACCACCCAATTTTGGTCCAGAGGCCAAAACGTCAGCACGAGCCAGGGGAGGGCCTCCACGAGACGAGACTCCAGATCTTCCTGAGCCAGAGCGGTAAGGAGGACCTCGCCAGGGTTCTTGAGCTTCCAATGACGGGGGCGCAGATACGCGAGTCCTGGATACCCCAATGCAGCAAGATCACCGGCCAGAGTTTCAGAAGCCGTTCGGTTGTTCACGACGTTCAATTCCGAGGGGGGCAGCGCGGTCGGAGCGAGACCGTAGACCCTCGTCGCACGCCGAACGAGTTCAGGCGTCAAGCGGCGGACACCGCCCTCAAGCATCGCCAGATAGGACTGCGACACCTTGAGGCGCCTCGCAGCCTCTACCTGACTCACGCCTTTGGCCAGCCGCGCAGTCTTTAGATTCGTAAAGTCCATCACGCATGAATATTATCACAATATTTGTGATAATCAATATCAGTTGCGCCCCCGGCCTAACCCCTCGCCCACCCCAGCACCGCGTACGCCATCAGCGCGACGACCAGCCAGAGCCCCCGGCGCACGCGCGCGGCCTGCTCGGGCGTGAGCGGGCTCAGCACGACCGGCCGCAGGCGCCGCGCGAGGAGCGCGCCACCGACGGCGCCGCCGATGTGGGCGCCGT
The Candidatus Methylomirabilota bacterium DNA segment above includes these coding regions:
- a CDS encoding P1 family peptidase, whose protein sequence is MITDVPGITVGHATDLTALTGVTVVLAARPATCGVELRGGANDVAGLDFLDPRHLVPTVNGVVLGGGSRFGEEAIAGVMRWLEARGAGFAAGTAVVPHVPGAFLFDLNVGDGRVRPTREMGYEAAARAAGGPVAEGNVGAGAGASVGKLHGIERAMRGGVGSASARVADVVVGALVAVNAVGDVRDPDTGALVAGTRDAPGGRRLIDTARALRAGGALGRFATPAPAPAAPHTTIGVVATNARLTRTEAGKLASLAMLGFAQALSPPHTAFDGDTLFALSVGDLPADLTRLGLAAADAVARAICRGVRAATSLPHLPAARDL
- a CDS encoding alpha/beta hydrolase, producing MAAWNELTLRERPVGGAVGDAVHELTPPFPQGRRRVVLLIHGYNNTEAAARRSYDKFTDDLGALGPSAGAVLADIGKLYWPGDADLGPLSFLSYPFEIAPAEESAEKLAMYVRTLAGPGGTPTELYFVCHSLGNRVVLELLDRLASEPAPLGHVAAAVLMAAAVPVGMVGDDGELLPGATLPGRTLALYSRDDNVLHWAFPIGETAAGEGFFPTAVGRFGQPPGLWAEREELAGNDHGDYWGDPRAAVRVARLLGAAVPREIGPAAIAGWQLPAAPEVAPREIAARELQA
- a CDS encoding DUF6036 family nucleotidyltransferase, yielding MPSASPELPQPWGEFLAAVDGLLPNPVQLHCLGGFVVAVRYHLPRPTGDLDYVEIIPHHAMEVLQRTAGPESPLAKKYHLYFQHVGVASLPEAYDERLIELFLGRFEKLRLFELEAHDLALSKLARNSPVDREDVAHIAKVAPLDREILKTRYRKELRSIIIGDPDVHDRTLQMWIDAYFGS
- a CDS encoding helix-turn-helix transcriptional regulator, giving the protein MDFTNLKTARLAKGVSQVEAARRLKVSQSYLAMLEGGVRRLTPELVRRATRVYGLAPTALPPSELNVVNNRTASETLAGDLAALGYPGLAYLRPRHWKLKNPGEVLLTALAQEDLESRLVEALPWLVLTFWPLDQNWVVRQAKLRDLQNRLGFVVTLARRLAERAGDQPRARTLEEFEAVLERSRLAREDTLCKVSLPEAEQRWLTEHRSPEARRWNVLSDWTADALRFA